One Terriglobia bacterium genomic region harbors:
- a CDS encoding cupin domain-containing protein yields the protein MEVVNIAHKLAQFSEYWSPKIAGEVNDSYVKLVKFKGEFVWHHHEAEDELFLVIRGTLRMKFREHGVEREKTVVPGEYIIVPRGVEHMPIADEEVHVMLLEPKTTLNTGNVRNERTVEQLERI from the coding sequence ATGGAAGTGGTAAACATAGCGCACAAGCTGGCGCAGTTTTCCGAGTACTGGTCGCCCAAGATCGCGGGCGAAGTGAACGACTCGTACGTCAAGCTGGTGAAGTTCAAGGGCGAGTTCGTATGGCACCACCACGAGGCGGAAGACGAGCTGTTCCTGGTAATCCGCGGAACCCTGCGCATGAAGTTCCGCGAGCACGGGGTGGAGCGGGAGAAGACGGTGGTGCCGGGTGAGTACATCATTGTGCCGCGCGGAGTGGAGCACATGCCAATCGCGGACGAGGAAGTCCACGTCATGCTGCTGGAGCCGAAGACGACGTTGAATACGGGCAATGTGAGGAACGAGCGCACGGTTGAGCAACTAGAGCGAATCTGA
- the queD gene encoding 6-carboxytetrahydropterin synthase QueD: MFEVSVEDSFAAGHALRGYRGKCENPHGHNYKVRITLAGDELDGIGLLYDFKDLKQAMNQIIDRLDHQFLNDIEPFRQVNPSAENMARYFYQEATARLQQATGGRVKVKQVKIWETDSTTATYFE; the protein is encoded by the coding sequence ATGTTTGAAGTCAGCGTGGAGGATTCGTTTGCGGCGGGGCACGCACTGCGCGGTTATCGCGGCAAGTGCGAGAACCCGCACGGGCACAACTACAAGGTCCGCATCACCCTGGCGGGTGATGAACTGGACGGCATCGGGCTGCTCTACGACTTCAAGGACCTGAAACAGGCGATGAACCAGATCATCGACCGGCTGGACCACCAGTTTCTCAACGACATCGAGCCATTCCGCCAGGTGAACCCCTCGGCCGAGAACATGGCGCGGTACTTCTACCAGGAAGCGACCGCGCGCCTCCAGCAGGCGACCGGCGGGCGGGTAAAGGTCAAGCAGGTGAAGATCTGGGAAACCGACAGTACGACGGCGACGTACTTCGAGTAG
- a CDS encoding radical SAM protein → MQITEIYRSIQGESSFAGLPCTFVRLTGCNLRCTWCDSEYTFTGGTRMSVSEVEAQVRRLAVSGLVEITGGEPMLQQREVVPLMESLLACRYTVLLETSGERPLKDVPRAVHKIVDVKCPGSGEGGTFDKTNLAALGSGDEVKFVLASRADYQFARDFVREHGLEESVGAVICSPAFRQHAAGERNASLCLLDPRELADWILEDGLQVRLGLQIHKFIWAPETKGV, encoded by the coding sequence ATGCAGATCACGGAAATCTACCGGTCCATCCAGGGTGAAAGCTCGTTTGCCGGGCTGCCGTGCACTTTTGTGCGCCTGACCGGGTGCAACTTGCGCTGCACCTGGTGCGACAGCGAGTACACCTTCACCGGCGGAACGAGAATGTCGGTATCGGAAGTGGAAGCCCAGGTGCGACGGCTGGCGGTGTCAGGGCTGGTGGAGATCACCGGCGGCGAGCCCATGCTGCAGCAACGCGAAGTGGTGCCGCTGATGGAGAGCCTGCTCGCTTGCCGGTACACGGTGCTGTTGGAAACCAGCGGTGAGCGCCCCCTGAAAGACGTGCCGCGAGCGGTGCACAAGATCGTGGACGTAAAGTGCCCGGGATCGGGCGAAGGCGGAACATTCGACAAGACTAACCTGGCGGCGCTGGGCAGCGGCGATGAAGTGAAGTTCGTGCTGGCCTCGCGCGCCGACTATCAGTTCGCGCGCGATTTTGTGCGGGAACATGGGTTAGAAGAGAGTGTGGGCGCCGTGATTTGCTCGCCCGCGTTTCGCCAGCATGCTGCTGGGGAGCGGAATGCTTCGCTTTGCTTGCTGGACCCGCGCGAACTGGCGGACTGGATCCTGGAGGACGGATTGCAGGTGCGGCTGGGGTTGCAGATCCACAAGTTTATCTGGGCGCCGGAAACGAAAGGCGTGTAA
- the queC gene encoding 7-cyano-7-deazaguanine synthase QueC, which produces MSKDEHRPRAVVLLSGGMDSCVCAALAARDCDAAALHVMYGQRTEEREQRAFEAVCERLGIKRRMVIRNEALRQIGGSALTDASIAVPVAAREFEGRAPVATGEGTPATSQIPEPSDTTQIPVTYVPFRNAHFLAAAVSWAEVLGAEKILIGAVEQDSSGYPDCRPAYYRAFNEVIRTGTKEGKIEIVTPLIGMQKSEIVTLGLELGAPFDLTWSCYSREERACGACESCVLRQRAFAAAGARDPIAYETEAAYQHPSATGGRK; this is translated from the coding sequence ATGAGCAAAGACGAACATCGTCCTCGTGCGGTGGTGCTGTTAAGCGGCGGGATGGATTCGTGCGTGTGCGCGGCGCTGGCGGCGCGCGATTGCGACGCGGCGGCACTGCACGTGATGTACGGTCAACGAACGGAAGAGCGCGAGCAGCGGGCGTTTGAAGCGGTGTGCGAGCGTCTGGGGATTAAACGGCGGATGGTGATCCGCAACGAGGCGCTGCGCCAGATTGGCGGATCGGCACTGACGGATGCTTCGATCGCGGTGCCGGTAGCGGCGAGGGAGTTTGAGGGGAGAGCGCCGGTAGCGACGGGCGAGGGCACCCCCGCCACTTCGCAAATCCCGGAACCGTCGGACACTACCCAAATCCCGGTCACCTACGTGCCCTTTCGCAATGCTCATTTTTTGGCGGCGGCGGTAAGTTGGGCGGAAGTGCTGGGAGCGGAAAAAATCCTGATCGGGGCGGTGGAGCAGGACAGCTCCGGCTATCCGGATTGCCGGCCGGCGTATTATCGGGCGTTCAACGAAGTGATCCGGACGGGAACCAAGGAGGGGAAGATCGAAATTGTGACCCCGCTGATCGGGATGCAAAAGTCGGAGATTGTGACGCTCGGCCTTGAATTGGGCGCGCCCTTCGATTTAACGTGGAGTTGCTACAGCCGGGAAGAGCGGGCGTGCGGCGCGTGCGAAAGCTGCGTGTTGCGGCAGCGCGCGTTCGCAGCAGCAGGCGCGCGCGATCCCATCGCTTACGAAACGGAAGCGGCGTACCAGCACCCCAGCGCAACCGGCGGTAGAAAATGA
- a CDS encoding carboxypeptidase regulatory-like domain-containing protein gives MKRKLTWCVLTAVMAVLLVLSAPAAWGQTTVVKGYVHDVNGEPVTGATVLLVNRENGRKYELKTNNKGEYYSLGVTSGRYDLTVLKNGQQIWKLSGITVSFSEPENTYNIDLKKEQAAQQATIPPEVKKQQEEQQKEASKIKSLNEKLGAAAAAEQAGNFDLAIQTMKEAVALDPTRDVLWFKLADSERQSAVKITAPADRTARFQEATENYKKAIAIKPTGAYYNNLGEVQAKMGDTGAAVASYAQAGQLDPANAGQYYFNEGAVLTNIGKVDEAIQAFDKAILADPNRADAYYWKSINLMQHPTMKGNKAEYPPGTVEGFQKYLQLQPTGQFAEGAKALIAQMGQEVETSYGKQKGTKTKK, from the coding sequence ATGAAACGCAAGCTTACTTGGTGCGTATTAACGGCGGTGATGGCGGTGTTGTTGGTGTTGTCGGCTCCGGCAGCATGGGGCCAGACGACGGTGGTCAAGGGCTACGTGCACGACGTAAACGGTGAGCCGGTCACGGGCGCTACCGTGCTGTTAGTCAACAGGGAAAACGGGCGCAAGTATGAGCTGAAGACCAACAACAAGGGCGAGTACTATTCGCTGGGCGTCACCTCGGGGCGCTATGACTTGACCGTTCTTAAGAACGGCCAGCAGATCTGGAAATTATCCGGCATTACCGTCTCGTTCAGCGAACCGGAAAACACCTATAACATTGATTTGAAGAAGGAACAGGCGGCGCAGCAGGCGACGATTCCGCCGGAGGTCAAAAAGCAGCAGGAAGAGCAGCAGAAGGAAGCCAGTAAGATCAAGAGCCTGAACGAAAAGCTGGGGGCAGCCGCGGCGGCCGAGCAGGCGGGCAATTTCGATCTTGCCATCCAGACGATGAAAGAGGCGGTGGCCCTGGATCCGACGCGCGATGTGCTCTGGTTCAAGCTGGCCGATTCCGAGCGTCAGAGCGCGGTCAAAATAACCGCACCGGCGGATAGAACCGCGCGCTTCCAGGAAGCCACCGAGAACTACAAGAAAGCCATCGCTATCAAGCCGACGGGGGCATATTACAACAACCTCGGGGAAGTGCAGGCCAAGATGGGCGACACCGGCGCCGCCGTAGCCTCTTACGCGCAAGCGGGGCAACTGGACCCGGCCAATGCCGGCCAGTACTACTTCAACGAAGGCGCGGTACTGACCAATATCGGCAAGGTAGATGAAGCGATCCAGGCGTTCGACAAGGCGATCCTGGCTGATCCGAACAGGGCCGATGCGTACTACTGGAAATCAATCAACCTGATGCAGCATCCCACCATGAAAGGAAACAAAGCCGAGTATCCTCCGGGCACGGTTGAAGGCTTCCAGAAATATCTGCAACTGCAACCAACCGGGCAGTTCGCCGAAGGCGCCAAGGCCTTAATCGCGCAGATGGGTCAAGAGGTCGAAACTAGCTACGGCAAGCAAAAGGGTACGAAAACGAAGAAGTAA
- the recG gene encoding ATP-dependent DNA helicase RecG, translating into MLELHTPVQYVKGVGPRLAEVLASKGMSTVEDLLYYLPFRYEDRLNPRRIGELRPGEMASVIAEVRTSALFRTKTMPIFELTVGDLTSPTDSPHPISPEPGEMRVGHPSGRVEQPPSTRGLFGAGPRVMLKCIWFNGSYLKDRFQPGQLVALHGKVEVSKMGRERLQLINPQFEILGEKDADAPEAIAESTEIGRIVPIYESAGSGKVTSRWFRRVIHSALENLTPEVVDAIPDAVRRRMGLMARREAFRLAHWPEESARLEDLLAVRTPAQIRLIFEELFFLELGLELKRKRMRALPGIAFRIDEPVREAIKRILPFHPTGAQKRVLKEIADDMRQPVPMRRLLQGDVGSGKTIVALEAAIIAIENGYQAALMAPTEILATQHYLSARRILEKAGYRIVLLTGSVEEVRKRDIRRHISQGNAQLVIGTHALIVEKVEFSNLGLVIVDEQHRFGVMQRLKLMKKALAAEEPQAETGAEHQREGGDPSTPPAKGAPGLLGMTRSEGAPRSLGPTRAEEAQPDTLVMTATPIPRTLALTLYGDLDVSVLNEMPPGRRPIVTRRVGGERSDEVFAFVRKQVAAGHQAYVVYPVIEENEEKGIKAATKMYEEVRRRILPDLRIGLLHGRLDAEQKDEIMRRFQADEVDVLVSTTVIEVGVDVPNATVMVIEHAERFGLAQLHQLRGRIGRGAAKSFCILVTGGKVTPEAERRLDTMVRTTDGFEIAETDLQLRGPGEFFGTRQAGLPGFRVANLIRDQELLEAARREAAAVISGCDREISQPEVSRALVHLRSHWQRRYGLVEVG; encoded by the coding sequence ATGCTTGAACTGCATACGCCGGTCCAGTACGTGAAGGGGGTAGGTCCGCGCCTGGCGGAGGTGCTGGCGAGCAAAGGCATGAGCACCGTTGAAGATCTGCTGTACTACCTGCCCTTTCGCTACGAGGACCGGCTGAACCCGCGGCGGATTGGGGAGTTGCGCCCGGGAGAGATGGCGAGCGTGATCGCCGAGGTGCGAACTTCGGCGCTGTTTCGCACCAAGACGATGCCCATATTTGAGTTGACGGTGGGGGATCTGACTAGCCCGACAGATTCCCCCCACCCTATCTCGCCAGAACCGGGCGAGATGAGGGTGGGTCACCCATCGGGAAGGGTGGAACAACCGCCAAGTACGCGGGGGTTGTTCGGGGCCGGGCCGAGGGTGATGCTGAAGTGCATCTGGTTTAACGGGAGTTACCTGAAAGACCGATTTCAGCCGGGGCAGTTGGTGGCTTTGCACGGCAAGGTCGAAGTCTCCAAGATGGGCCGGGAGCGGCTGCAACTGATCAACCCGCAATTTGAAATTTTGGGCGAAAAGGACGCTGATGCACCGGAAGCGATTGCCGAGTCAACGGAAATCGGGCGCATCGTACCAATCTACGAGTCGGCGGGCAGCGGGAAGGTGACGTCGCGGTGGTTCCGGCGGGTGATCCACAGCGCGCTGGAGAACTTGACGCCGGAGGTCGTGGATGCGATTCCCGACGCGGTGCGGCGGCGGATGGGGCTGATGGCGCGGCGCGAGGCGTTCCGGCTGGCGCACTGGCCGGAGGAGTCGGCGCGGCTGGAGGACTTGCTGGCGGTGCGCACTCCAGCGCAAATCCGGCTAATTTTCGAGGAGCTGTTCTTCCTTGAGCTGGGCTTGGAGCTGAAGCGCAAACGCATGCGGGCGCTTCCCGGGATTGCGTTCCGCATTGACGAGCCGGTGCGGGAGGCAATCAAACGCATCCTGCCGTTTCATCCCACGGGGGCCCAGAAGCGAGTGCTCAAGGAAATCGCCGACGACATGCGCCAGCCGGTCCCGATGCGGCGGCTGCTGCAAGGCGACGTAGGGTCGGGAAAAACGATTGTGGCGCTGGAGGCGGCGATCATCGCCATCGAGAATGGCTACCAGGCGGCGTTGATGGCGCCGACGGAAATCCTGGCAACGCAGCATTATTTGTCGGCGCGGCGGATCCTGGAGAAGGCAGGGTACCGCATCGTGCTGCTGACCGGGTCGGTGGAAGAGGTGCGGAAGCGGGACATCCGCCGGCACATCTCCCAGGGGAACGCGCAACTGGTGATCGGGACACACGCCCTAATCGTAGAGAAGGTGGAGTTCAGCAACCTGGGGCTGGTGATTGTCGACGAGCAGCACCGGTTTGGGGTGATGCAGCGTCTCAAGTTGATGAAGAAAGCGTTGGCGGCGGAGGAGCCACAGGCCGAAACAGGCGCGGAGCATCAGCGTGAGGGTGGGGATCCCTCGACTCCCCCGGCCAAAGGCGCACCGGGCTTGCTCGGGATGACAAGATCGGAAGGCGCGCCGCGCTCCCTTGGGCCGACCAGGGCGGAGGAGGCGCAGCCGGACACGCTGGTGATGACAGCGACGCCGATCCCCAGGACGCTGGCGTTGACGTTGTACGGGGACCTGGACGTCAGCGTTTTAAACGAGATGCCGCCGGGACGGAGGCCGATCGTGACGCGGCGGGTGGGGGGCGAGCGGTCGGACGAGGTCTTCGCCTTTGTTCGCAAGCAGGTGGCGGCTGGACACCAGGCGTACGTGGTTTATCCCGTAATTGAGGAGAACGAGGAGAAGGGGATCAAGGCGGCAACCAAGATGTATGAGGAGGTCCGACGGCGTATTTTGCCGGACCTGCGCATCGGCCTGCTGCACGGGCGACTGGACGCCGAGCAGAAGGACGAGATCATGCGGCGGTTCCAGGCCGACGAGGTTGACGTGCTGGTTTCGACCACGGTGATCGAGGTCGGAGTGGACGTGCCGAATGCGACGGTGATGGTGATCGAGCACGCGGAGCGCTTCGGGCTGGCGCAGTTGCACCAGTTGCGGGGGCGGATCGGGCGGGGCGCGGCGAAGTCGTTCTGCATTCTGGTTACCGGAGGCAAAGTGACCCCGGAAGCGGAGCGAAGGCTGGACACCATGGTGCGCACCACCGACGGCTTCGAAATCGCCGAAACCGACTTGCAACTGCGCGGGCCGGGCGAGTTCTTCGGCACTCGACAGGCAGGATTGCCAGGCTTTCGCGTGGCCAACCTGATCCGCGACCAGGAGTTGCTGGAGGCGGCGCGGCGAGAGGCAGCGGCGGTGATATCGGGCTGTGACCGAGAGATTTCTCAACCGGAGGTGTCGCGGGCGCTGGTCCACCTTCGGTCGCACTGGCAGCGGCGTTACGGGCTGGTGGAGGTAGGATGA
- a CDS encoding M23 family metallopeptidase, translating into MRKRFYILFVARDPEGQLRKIPIPLHYVQVFLAGALIGMLSITGMAGSYARMLMKVMRFNQVRAEKEQLKNRYNRLEKVAADRDIQVASLGSLASEVTALYGLKAQPLLSAGRNDSSLPDEQIKKSMDQFWLLRTSALNGGTAIGISMGRRNLTAADWLRLSEQPNLWPVEGRITGSFGERIDPFNGEGAFHSGVDISTEYGSRVIAPADGVVTFADFYSGYGRMIEVEHSQGFVTRYGHLSSFAVTPGQTVHRGQVIGYVGLSGRSTGPHLHYEVWLHNNPVNPYNFLRTTIARVSLNAGGK; encoded by the coding sequence TTGCGCAAGCGTTTCTACATCCTTTTTGTCGCCCGAGACCCCGAAGGCCAACTGCGTAAGATCCCCATTCCATTGCATTACGTCCAAGTCTTCCTCGCTGGGGCGCTGATCGGCATGCTGAGCATCACCGGGATGGCCGGATCGTATGCGCGCATGCTGATGAAGGTGATGCGCTTCAACCAGGTGCGGGCGGAGAAGGAACAGCTCAAGAACCGCTACAACCGGCTGGAGAAAGTGGCAGCGGACAGGGACATTCAGGTGGCATCGCTGGGATCACTGGCCAGCGAGGTAACCGCGCTGTATGGGCTGAAGGCGCAGCCCTTGCTTTCTGCCGGGCGAAATGATTCGTCCCTCCCCGACGAGCAGATCAAGAAGTCGATGGACCAGTTCTGGCTGTTGAGAACATCAGCGCTCAACGGCGGGACCGCCATCGGGATCAGCATGGGCCGACGCAACCTCACCGCCGCCGACTGGCTGCGCCTGTCCGAACAGCCCAACCTGTGGCCGGTCGAAGGACGAATTACGGGGTCGTTCGGCGAGCGCATTGACCCGTTCAACGGAGAGGGCGCGTTCCATAGCGGCGTGGACATATCCACGGAGTACGGAAGCCGGGTGATCGCGCCGGCCGATGGTGTGGTAACCTTCGCTGACTTCTACAGCGGCTACGGCCGGATGATCGAGGTCGAGCACTCGCAGGGGTTTGTCACGCGCTATGGCCACTTGTCAAGCTTTGCCGTCACGCCCGGCCAAACGGTTCACCGCGGGCAGGTGATCGGATACGTCGGGCTCAGCGGACGCAGTACAGGCCCCCATCTGCATTACGAAGTCTGGCTGCACAACAATCCGGTCAACCCTTACAACTTCCTGCGCACCACCATCGCACGAGTCTCGCTGAACGCAGGTGGGAAATAA